In the genome of Montipora foliosa isolate CH-2021 chromosome 3, ASM3666993v2, whole genome shotgun sequence, one region contains:
- the LOC137995471 gene encoding uncharacterized protein: MMRLQWTQDLDVESLEARGHWASVEELLEVVSFHLPRYEQTVKTCQNDPGQVNPSDLTFATNFLATYLFIKVKGSRPMTYQYLTVEMVKAAKANGGFIDQKTFKTAGKYGFDSVILTDTSMQILDGYINFVRPLLKPQCDFVLVTKNGSQHSKLGNEMSKLVFDAIGKYIHPTRYRQIVETQSLHALDDIAHQVLSEDQKHSSIVAKVHYKKRRSREVAVKAHECLQKLQGTKGSEVDMEVNTRFGSSSSTVTFESAFECARSEHARPKIDTPPHSNRLLSQGHQRRPLRFTTDEDDFLKRGIYKHGFGQWTAILRDSDFSFQKGRLADSFKKRAELKFLLDEKL, encoded by the coding sequence atgatgagattgcaatggacgcaagatctcgatgtcgaATCATTAGAGGCCAGGGGCCACTGGGCAAGCGTGGAAGAGCTGTTAGAAGTCGTgtcttttcacttgcctcgctacgaacaaaccgtgaaaacgtgtcaaaatgaccccgggcaagtgaatccctcTGATTTGACATTCGCAACAAACTTtttggccacctacttgttcatcaaggtgaaaggatcgcgtcccatgacttatcaATATCTGACCGTTGAgatggtaaaggcagcaaaggcGAACGGcggtttcatcgatcagaaaacGTTCAAGACTGCGGGAAAATACGGATTTGACTCTGTGATTCTGACAGATACaagcatgcaaatactcgacggctacattaatttcgtgaggcctttgctcaaaccccagtgtgactttgttttggtcaccaaaaacggaagccaacacagcaaattgggcaacgagatgagcaagttggtctttgacgctattggcaaatacattcaccctACGCGTTATCGCCAAATCGTCGAAACGCAAAGTCTTCACGCGCTTGACGACATAGCGCACCAAGTTTTGTctgaagaccaaaaacatagctctatcgttgccaaagtgcactataagaagcggagatcgcgcgaagttgctgtaaaggcccacgaatgtcttcaaaaattacagggcACCAAAGGCTCAGAGGTGGATATGGAAGTGAACACTAGATTTGGCAGCTCAAGTTCCACAGTCACTTTTGAGTCAGCCTTTGAATGTGCACGATCAGAACACGCACGGCCCAAAATCGATACCCCGCCCCACTCAAATCGCTTACTTAGTCAGGGCCATCAACGtcgaccgttgagatttacGACAGATGAAGACGATTTTCTAAAAAGGGGTATCTACAAGCACGGGTTTGGACAATGGACGGCTATTTTGAGAGATTCAGATTTTAGTTTCCAGAAAGGCAGGCTGGCTGATTCTTTTAAGAAAAGGGCCGAACTCAAGTTTCTCTTAGACGAAAAACTCTAA